In Bradyrhizobium sp. 170, the DNA window GGTTGGTGTCATCTGGACTCGGCGTGGCGATCTGCGACCCCTTTACGGCACAGGAGTTCGAGGGCCGAGGCGTCGTGGCGCGTCCTTTCTTACCGCGGATCGATTTCGAATTCGCTGCCGTGTTCCCGCCGCAACGCAGTCCTTCGCCAGTGGCCTTGGATCTGGTGGAGGCCGTGCGGCGGGCGCTGAGCGAGACGAATATCTCAGCCCGAATCGGAACAACATGAACTTGCGCAATTGTTGAACGGGGCCGTACGGTAGATCGCCATGGCGCGATCGAGTGCAGCTTAAGCCTTTCGTCCCGATCGCGCGTATCCCTGTCGCTTTAAGTGCGGAGCTTTGAGAGGTCGACCTTGTCGAGGCTCTCCACGCCTGCTGACGCCTCACGCGGGCGAAGGCGGGTTTGTGGTACGAATGCTCGTGGAGGCTGAGAAGAGCTGATTTTATTGGTAGCGAGAGAGGGCTACATGCAGTCCCCCACCCAATTCGAGGCTTTGTTTTCAAAGACTTACAGGGCGGCTTGATTCCAGACGCGCCATGAACTTGTCTCAGTTTTGGTGCACAGCCCAAGCGGGCTTCCCGTGAGATGGCGAGCGCTCGCCTTCGGAACGTAGCCTGACAGGTGGCCCGCCCAGCCGGGTACGAAAGCGGGTGTGTAGCACCCCGCCTGTCTTCCCGTGCCACACCGTACACGCCCGGTGTAGTTCGCCACCTTAAGGCTCAGGTCGATCAAACCATGAGCCCGGTGGATGATTGGCTATTCGACGGGCGAAAACTGAAGCGGGCTTCCAGTCTTCCTTTCCGCGCCTGTCGAATAGAACGACTCCTCCTCTGGTGAAATAGGCAGGTCCGGGAATATCGCAGTCCACCTGCAAGTGGACCGCCCATAGGTCTCCGGTCTCGGGAACCTTGAAGGTTGGCGGCAAATAGGTCACGTGGACCGGATCGTTGGTGATAGCGCATCGGCCGCGCTTAAGTAGATCGCCAAGCTTCCCCTGCGCCGTCGTGACGAAATTGAAGTTGGATAGATCATGCAGGAAACGAAGATTTGGGTTCTTCTCTTCCTCGCTGACCTCACTCGCAACGAGCGATAGAGCGAATGCCTGCCAGCCCAGCTCCATCGGTTTTGCATAGGGTGGCCCAAGTGTCATCGTCCCATCCGATGCGACTTCCCAGGTGATCGTATATTCATCCCCTGTTTTTTCGCTGCTGTGTTTGGCCCATGAGAACACTACGACCTCGTCACCGCTGCCAGTCTTGGCGACTTCCCACCCTCTCGGAACGAAGTGCGCTACCTTCGAGACCTTGGCGAAGATTTGTTCGGCGGTCTCGCCGTCCTGCGCTCGCCAGTCCTTCTTTACCTTAGCGACAAGCGTTGGCTCAGCCGCTTGGGCCATCATCGCAGCGAGCACGAACAGGCCTGTCACAATCATCATCGTCAATGACTTGCGGGTGTGCATTTGCATGGTCCGAACAATCATAAAAATGCTGGAGCCTCAGCGTGCCATCGCACAAGATTATCCATATCAACCAAAACGATTTTCTCCGAAAGCGCGGCGGACTCTGTCGCCTCCTCCGTAAAAGCGGATGTCGTGACGACGTAACCGCGCAGGGCGTTATGTTCCTCAATGACGCCCTTGAATTGCTGGATAGTGGGTCGACCGACCTTATTGTCAGTCGAATTTCGCTTGCATTGTACGATCATCAAACCTTCAGGGTGGATGGCAAAGCCATCAACGCCATAGTCATTTGATTTCCGCGTCGCCCACGACTCAAAGCCCGCAGCTTCGAAGAAGCTCATGGTGTGGCGCTCGAAATGGAAAGGGTCCATGCCGAGCAGATGTTTCCGAAGGGCCAACTCCTCCACCGGGACGGCAAAACGGGTGGGGTCCATCGGCTGTTCTTTCATCGCAGCCTTCATTTGCGCGCTAGCGCGGCGCAACCGTTCGTCTTGGACTATGACGTCAATGATCTCGGCGATATGAGGCCGCGCCTCAGGGTTCGTTACAACAGCCTCGATTATTGAAGTGATGCCCGCCGCACCGAGAAAGATCAGCAACAGCACCGGAACCCCAAGAGCACCGCCAAACGCTGCGACACCGGCAGCCTGTCCGCCAACCAATGGAATAGCAGCTAACGTCGCGGGGAGAGCGATCTTCATCGACAGCGGAAGGTCAGACTTCCGGTAGTTCGAGACGGCTTCAGAAACGCTTTTCGCAATCGCCACAATGGCGGTTCGTGAACTAATAAGCGCGTTCAGTCTCTTGAATTTATCAACAGGACTTAGGTTACTCGCGACAACGGTTCGCGACTCGCTTAGCCATTGTATCGCGAGCACACGATCTTCCGCCCGCGTCGTGTGCTTTATAGCCGACGCAAACCGGCCAACCAGCCATTTCTTGATGCTCCCTGTGATTGTATCGAACATATTTACTTCCTCGCACTACGAAACACCTTATAGTGGTATCAAATGACTTAGCCAAGGGGAGCGGGGATGAGGGCAACATTGGGATTGGCGCTGTTAGTTAGCGGGTCTTGTACCGCTCGCTCTTAGGACGCTTCCGCTGCTAGGACTACCAAAAAGCGCCAAGTGCAGCTATCCTGAAGGTACGGGGCGGATAGAATGGTCTTTGCATTCGGGGATGATCTACACCGAAAGAGTTGGCCGTTGGCAACTTGGCTCATCTGTTGTTTGGCTACTTCAAGTCTTGTAGCCACGACTTTAATGCCGGAGTTGCGACAACCGTTGATCTTCTTGTTTGGATTCATCCCCTTGGAATTCTCAATTCACCCTGCCTTGAACTTCTACAGATTTGTCACCGCTGAATTTATCCACCAGAATCTAACGCACCTCGTGGGAAACTTGCTTTTCCTATTTGCCTTCGGCAGAGCGGTCGAAGGGCTAGTTGGCTCAACCGTTTTCGCCGCAGCATTCGTCGGCTTAGGCGCATTGGGTTTTCTCGGGTCATGGCTGATCAACCCCGCTTCTGCCGTTCCAATCATTGGCAATTCGGGGGCTGTTTCCTTTCTTCTCGGAGGTTATGTTTTAATTTTCCCGAAAGCGAAGATCAGACTGCTCCCCTTTCTTCGACGGCCTTATCTTAGAGCGTGGTTTTTTGCCGCGATGTGGCTTCTACTGCAGATGGTTGATGTCGTCAGTGTCGGAGAAGCGGGCAGCGGGATCGCCTATTGGACCCATTTTGCCGGTTTCGTTATTGGCCTTGTTGCTGCAGCCTGCTGGCGCGAGTTTGCCCTAGATACAGAGCGCATCATTTCCGAGATCAGAGGGGCGTCGTCGTGAAGGATCTCGCGATTTTCGTTGGCATCGCAATCACCAGTGTTCTTGTTGCCGTTGCAAATGTTGTGATCGCGAGAATCACCGGTTTCAACGTCTTTAGCTTAAAGATTTGGTTGGTTGTTCCGGTTGGAGCCCTCATAGTCGGAGCCGCAGCCGCGTCTGGCGGGCTGCTTGCTACTAGACTCTTCCACGCTAAGCCCAATTGGTTCGATGCGGTGATGATGATCGTCTTCGCCGCCATGACGATGCTACTTATTTATTATCTCGACTACAGCACTATGGTGTTCGAAGACGGACGGAAAATAGCGGACTTAGTCTCCTTCGAACAGTTTGTGAATCTATCGCTGACCACGGCACACATGCGTGTCGGACGCGGCGCGCGTGACGTAGGTGAGGTAGGACAAGCAGGTTACTGGTTTGCAGTTGCCGAGTTTGTCGGCTTTCTAATTGGTGGCTTTAGCACTTTCGCATTCGTCAGCTCGATGCCGCGCTGCGTCGTTTGTAGCTCGTATTTGCGCAAGCTAAAAACTAAACGAACTGACGAGTTGCTGGACGATGAAGTCGCGCCTTTGCTCCAATCACTTCAGCACGGCGATATTGACGCGGTTACTGAATCGCTTGCGTGGAACGCTCCCTCTGGGAGACAGCTTAATAAGAATGATCGACGCTGGATTTTGACGTACAACCTTCTGGGCTGCCCTAAGTGTCAAAACGAACAAATCGCCGCGAAAGTCCAAGTTTGTAGCAATGGTAGCGAGTGGACTGAAATGCCAACCTTAGAGACCCGTCGAAATCTCGCTGATGGGTTTTCTCTTCGGCAAGCATTCTCATAGCCAGTATAAAGCTACAGTACGCGCAGTAACTTGGAAAGAAACGACCTAATTAGAACTTGGCACCCAGCCGCGGATAGTCTTTCAGTATGGCATCTTGGATGGCGTCAACCTCGATTACAGAATAAAGCTTCTTGGCCTGCGCCTCGTCGCCAGCGGCCATCAAAAGATTGATTATGAAGTGCAGCGCCGCGTCGCGGTAAAACTCATCTCGCAACTCGCGGGCAAGGTTTGTCGCCTCAAGAAGCATAGACTGATATCGCTTGAGTTCATACTGACCAAACTCTTCGCGCTGTTCTTCCTCTGAAAAGCCAACAAACGACTCCGCGCTCATTTTGCCCATCCAGCAGAGGTTCTTGATCTTCACTACCTTCTCTGCTTCGCCGGGAAACTCGTCGCCCTTCTCCAAAGTTGGCTGCTCTGGCTTTTTACCAAACCCGAACATTTGACGCTCCTCTTAGAAATACCGCATCTTACACAACGCTCACGAGACGTCACCCTTTCTGTTTGGCCCGGCGCTCAAACGCTGCTCATCACTGTGCGCTCAATCTGCCACGGCAAGTCCTGAAGCCAACGATACACAGCCTGAAGGCTGTGAGGCTTTACGACTTCAAGTTCGCCCGGCCTGCCCGATCCCTCAATCAGATAAAACGAACCGCACGGCCTTCGCGCTCGAAGCTTCGATCCTTGTCGGCGGAGCGTGCAACGTTATAAGTTATCATTGCATCTTCGATCTTAGCTCGAAATCTCCGATCATTTTCCCGCTGCATTGAGTTCCGGAGCGTCTCGCTCTCTTTCTCGCTAAAGATCGGCCTCGACGCCTTCGCTTTGACGTTTCTGAGAATCATAAACTTTGAAATGTTGAGATATCGCTCCTCAACCGCATCTTCGCCGCAACCGTTCGCCGCATCGCTGTAAGGGATAAAATGCCTGACGTTCAGCAGATCAAACTCGTCATAGATGGGATAACGTTCCGTTAGAACATCTAGCTCCGCATCAACGCGCGACGATGCCGATGCCGACATTTCGCGCTCGAACTCCCCTGCCTTGTAGTAGGCCGCGACCATTTTGGCAGGATCATCGCTAACGATGACGTTCGCAAGCTCGCGCCGTAGGACTTCTAGATAACGGGTCTCGGACTCAAGGGTACGCATCCGACGAGCGCCGTCTTGCCTGACGCGTAGTATTTCGCGAAGCGTGTGACCTTAAGTCTAGCTTTAAGGTCATCAGGCGATGCGGGTCGAGGTTTTAGGCGGGTTGGAGAGGCGGCGGCGCTGGTCGCAGGATGACAAGGCGCGGATCGTCGAGGAAACGCTGGTACCGGGCGCCAAGGTGACAGATGTTGCGCGCCGCAACGGTGTCGCGGCCAGCGTCGTGTTCACCTGGCGCCGCCAGGCCCGGACGGTCGAGAAGGTCGGGACGTGTTTTGCGCCGGTGCAGATTGCCTTGGCGGTGGAGCCGAGCGCGGAAGAAGCGAAGCCGCTATCCAAGGATGACCGGCGGTTGCAGCCCGTGCCGGCCGCCCGGAACGGATTGATCGAGATCGATCTTGGCAACCGGCGACGCATCCGGGTGGATGCACAGGTTGACCCCGAGGCGCTGGCGCGGGTCCTCGACGTGCTTGAGCGCCGATGATCGCCATACCAGGCAATGTGCGGGTGTGGCTTGCGACCGGCCATACCGATATGCGCCGCGGATTCCCGAGCCTGGCGCGTCTGGTTCAGGAGAGCTTGAAGCGTGATCCGCACGCTGGTGATCTCTACGTTTTTAGGGGTCGTCGCGGCGACCTGATCAAAATCATTTGGCATGACGGCCAGGGCGCGTGTCTGTTCACGAAAAGACTGGAGCGCGGCCGATTTTTGTGGCCATCGGTGGCGGACGGCGTTGTCACGATCAGTGTTGCACAACTATCCTATCTCCTGTCCGGAATTGACTGGCGAATGCCGCAGGCAACCTGGCGTCCGCAGGCTTCCGGATAAGCTGTGGCTTTTTGACTCACGACGGAAATCTAGCGGGATTTTTAGTGGCGAATATGTTGGATTGTCGTCGTGACGACGCCCTCCGATCCGCTTCCCGCCGACCTTGCTGCTGCGCACGCAATGATCCTTGCGCAGCGCGAATTGCTGATGCTGGCAAAGAGCGAAGTGACCGTGGGCCGCCTGGAAATCGAGCGGCTGAAGCTGATGCTGGCCAAAGCACGGCGCGAACAGTTCGGGCAATCTTCTGAACGCGGCAAGCTGCTGGTCGAGCAGCTCGAGCTGGCCATCGAGGATCTTGAAGAAACCCAGGCTGAGCAGGAAACCAGGGCCGAGATCGCAGCACCAGAAGCCGCCAAACAGAAGCGTGCGCAAAATCCGCGGCTGCCTCGACGTCCCCTGCCGGACAATCTGCCTGTCGAACGTATCGTCGAACCCGCACCTTGCGCGTGTGGCAAGTGTGGCAGCGAGCGGCTGCACAAGCTTGGCGAGGTGGTGTCGAAGACCCTTGAATGCGAGCCGCGGCGCTGGAAGATCATCGAGCACGTCCGCGAGAAGTTCTCCTGCCGGGATTGCGAGGCGATCACCGAGGCGCCGGCGCCCTCACATCCGATCCCGCGCGGCTTTGCCGGGCCGAGTTTGCTGGCGATGGTGCTGGTCAACAAGTTCCTGCTGCATCAGCCGTTGAACCGCCAGAGCAAGACCTATGCTCGGGAAGGGATCGAGATCGATGTCTCGACGCTAGCGGATCGGGTCGGCGCCTGCGTGGTGGCGCTCGACCCCATTATTGAGGCGATCCGAACTCACGTCATGAGCGCGGAACGCATCCACGCCGATGACACGACGGTGCCCGTACTGGCGAAACTGAAGACTGTCATCGGCCGGATCTGGACCTACGTTCGCGATGACCGGCCGTTTGGCGGCAAAGACCCACCGGCGGCAGCGTTCCATTACTCGCGCAGTCGTGCCGGGGAACATCCACAAGGCCATCTTGCCGGCTATGTGGGCCTGATGCAGGCCGATGCCTTTGATGGGTACAACCAGCTCTACAAGGCTCAAAGGAAGCCGGCGCCGATCCTTGAAGCAGCCTGCTGGAGCCACGGCCGGAGGAAGTTTGTCGACTTGGTGAAACAGGGAGAAGCGCCGATCGCCAGCGAGGCTGTGCGGCGCATCGATATCCTCTTCGAGATCGAGCGCACCATCAACGGCAAAACGCCGGAGCAGCGGCTTGCCGTGCGCCGCGAACGATC includes these proteins:
- a CDS encoding transposase → MRVEVLGGLERRRRWSQDDKARIVEETLVPGAKVTDVARRNGVAASVVFTWRRQARTVEKVGTCFAPVQIALAVEPSAEEAKPLSKDDRRLQPVPAARNGLIEIDLGNRRRIRVDAQVDPEALARVLDVLERR
- a CDS encoding restriction endonuclease is translated as MFDTITGSIKKWLVGRFASAIKHTTRAEDRVLAIQWLSESRTVVASNLSPVDKFKRLNALISSRTAIVAIAKSVSEAVSNYRKSDLPLSMKIALPATLAAIPLVGGQAAGVAAFGGALGVPVLLLIFLGAAGITSIIEAVVTNPEARPHIAEIIDVIVQDERLRRASAQMKAAMKEQPMDPTRFAVPVEELALRKHLLGMDPFHFERHTMSFFEAAGFESWATRKSNDYGVDGFAIHPEGLMIVQCKRNSTDNKVGRPTIQQFKGVIEEHNALRGYVVTTSAFTEEATESAALSEKIVLVDMDNLVRWHAEAPAFL
- a CDS encoding nodulate formation efficiency C protein; this encodes MHTRKSLTMMIVTGLFVLAAMMAQAAEPTLVAKVKKDWRAQDGETAEQIFAKVSKVAHFVPRGWEVAKTGSGDEVVVFSWAKHSSEKTGDEYTITWEVASDGTMTLGPPYAKPMELGWQAFALSLVASEVSEEEKNPNLRFLHDLSNFNFVTTAQGKLGDLLKRGRCAITNDPVHVTYLPPTFKVPETGDLWAVHLQVDCDIPGPAYFTRGGVVLFDRRGKEDWKPASVFARRIANHPPGSWFDRPEP
- a CDS encoding rhomboid family intramembrane serine protease, giving the protein MVFAFGDDLHRKSWPLATWLICCLATSSLVATTLMPELRQPLIFLFGFIPLEFSIHPALNFYRFVTAEFIHQNLTHLVGNLLFLFAFGRAVEGLVGSTVFAAAFVGLGALGFLGSWLINPASAVPIIGNSGAVSFLLGGYVLIFPKAKIRLLPFLRRPYLRAWFFAAMWLLLQMVDVVSVGEAGSGIAYWTHFAGFVIGLVAAACWREFALDTERIISEIRGASS
- the tnpB gene encoding IS66 family insertion sequence element accessory protein TnpB (TnpB, as the term is used for proteins encoded by IS66 family insertion elements, is considered an accessory protein, since TnpC, encoded by a neighboring gene, is a DDE family transposase.), whose protein sequence is MIAIPGNVRVWLATGHTDMRRGFPSLARLVQESLKRDPHAGDLYVFRGRRGDLIKIIWHDGQGACLFTKRLERGRFLWPSVADGVVTISVAQLSYLLSGIDWRMPQATWRPQASG
- a CDS encoding IS66 family transposase, yielding MILAQRELLMLAKSEVTVGRLEIERLKLMLAKARREQFGQSSERGKLLVEQLELAIEDLEETQAEQETRAEIAAPEAAKQKRAQNPRLPRRPLPDNLPVERIVEPAPCACGKCGSERLHKLGEVVSKTLECEPRRWKIIEHVREKFSCRDCEAITEAPAPSHPIPRGFAGPSLLAMVLVNKFLLHQPLNRQSKTYAREGIEIDVSTLADRVGACVVALDPIIEAIRTHVMSAERIHADDTTVPVLAKLKTVIGRIWTYVRDDRPFGGKDPPAAAFHYSRSRAGEHPQGHLAGYVGLMQADAFDGYNQLYKAQRKPAPILEAACWSHGRRKFVDLVKQGEAPIASEAVRRIDILFEIERTINGKTPEQRLAVRRERSRPLIAELEIWMRQQRALLSTKNDTAKAINYLLNRWAAFTRFLDDGRVCLTNNAAERALRGVAVGRRNWTFAGSDAGGHRAAAVYTLIETCKMNDVDPQAWLADVLARLPDHPANKVDELLPWNWKANQRSKPAVAA